A portion of the Vicingus serpentipes genome contains these proteins:
- a CDS encoding exostosin domain-containing protein → MSNILNLYTDLNYLPSGKNVTIMLYPFFDSPKEDINDPDYGRFENYINNSSKIFKLVNNENDADIVVLPFEFSFEESDIKIAQKFVNNYKKSNKPILVFYNSDYDYNIPLDNVIILRTSFYKSTKSKNEFALPGWSKDFYNSRFNETTKKPVNPSISYCGYIDYLRPSLKDILNNYKDKLTSKTYNIYEIGPKLRGKAIRNLIKSKGVKTNFIFRNGFWAAGLDKKMAREEYIQNMYSSDYALVVRGAGNFSYRLYEVLSCGKIPVFIDTDCVLPYDHIIDWKKYVVWINQKDNISQRLIEFHNDISDKDFYQLKQNCRKLYEEWISPFGFFSKLNNYLDFEKNN, encoded by the coding sequence GTGAGTAACATTTTAAATTTATATACCGATTTAAATTATTTACCTAGTGGTAAAAACGTTACTATAATGCTTTATCCTTTTTTTGATTCGCCGAAAGAAGATATTAATGACCCCGACTATGGAAGGTTTGAGAATTACATTAATAATAGTAGTAAGATTTTTAAACTAGTAAACAATGAGAATGATGCTGACATTGTCGTTTTGCCTTTTGAGTTTTCATTCGAAGAAAGTGACATCAAAATAGCTCAGAAGTTTGTCAATAATTATAAAAAATCAAATAAGCCTATTTTAGTTTTTTATAATTCAGACTATGATTACAATATTCCTTTAGATAATGTGATCATCCTTAGAACTTCATTTTATAAATCAACTAAAAGTAAAAATGAATTTGCTTTACCTGGCTGGAGTAAAGATTTTTATAACTCTAGGTTTAATGAAACGACCAAAAAGCCTGTTAACCCTTCCATTAGTTATTGTGGGTACATTGATTATCTCCGGCCTTCATTAAAGGATATTTTGAATAATTATAAGGATAAACTAACATCAAAAACATATAATATATATGAAATTGGTCCAAAACTAAGAGGAAAAGCTATCAGAAATTTAATTAAAAGTAAAGGTGTAAAAACTAATTTCATTTTTAGAAACGGATTTTGGGCAGCAGGATTAGATAAAAAAATGGCAAGAGAAGAATATATCCAAAACATGTATTCTTCAGACTATGCTTTAGTTGTCAGAGGAGCTGGAAATTTCTCTTACAGATTGTATGAAGTTCTTAGTTGTGGTAAAATTCCAGTATTTATAGATACTGATTGTGTATTACCGTATGATCATATTATTGATTGGAAAAAATATGTAGTTTGGATTAATCAAAAAGATAATATAAGTCAAAGACTTATTGAATTTCATAATGACATATCAGATAAAGATTTTTACCAATTAAAACAAAACTGTAGAAAATTATACGAAGAATGGATTTCTCCATTTGGGTTCTTTTCTAAACTTAATAATTACTTAGATTTTGAAAAAAATAATTAA
- a CDS encoding glycosyltransferase family protein, giving the protein MKNELAPIVLFVYNRPDHTKKVLESLSLNKEARNSLLYIVCDGIKENSTEENTLNINEVRKIADEENRFQEVKVIKHSSNNGLAKSIIEGVTNLFNKHDRLIILEDDLVTSPYFLNYMNNSLNVYQDDTEVVCISGYVYPIKKKLPETYFIKGADCWGWATWKNKWSIFNKNGEDLLNKIETQGLQNDFDFDSSYPYTQMLKDQVLGYNNSWAIRWYASSFLKHKYCLYPGVSLVQNIGIDGSGTHSGISNSWDVNLSKTAINIVKQPAIENKLAKKQFIKYFNSLKKVNKNNGILNYIKNYIKSE; this is encoded by the coding sequence ATGAAAAATGAATTAGCACCAATTGTTCTATTTGTTTATAATAGACCTGATCACACTAAAAAAGTACTAGAATCTTTATCCTTGAATAAAGAAGCTAGAAATAGCTTACTTTATATCGTTTGTGATGGAATTAAAGAAAATTCTACTGAAGAAAACACTTTAAATATTAATGAGGTTAGAAAAATTGCTGATGAAGAAAATAGGTTTCAAGAAGTTAAGGTAATAAAACACTCTTCAAACAATGGCTTAGCAAAATCAATAATTGAAGGAGTAACTAACCTCTTTAACAAGCATGATAGATTAATTATTTTAGAAGATGACCTTGTAACATCTCCTTACTTTTTAAACTACATGAATAATAGCTTAAATGTTTATCAAGATGATACTGAAGTAGTTTGTATTAGTGGGTATGTTTATCCTATTAAGAAAAAATTACCCGAAACTTATTTTATAAAAGGTGCTGACTGTTGGGGCTGGGCTACTTGGAAAAACAAATGGTCCATTTTTAATAAAAATGGGGAAGACCTTTTAAATAAAATAGAAACTCAGGGACTTCAGAATGATTTTGATTTTGATAGTAGCTACCCATATACACAAATGCTAAAAGATCAAGTACTTGGATATAATAATTCTTGGGCGATTAGATGGTATGCATCCTCTTTCTTAAAGCATAAATATTGTCTTTATCCTGGAGTTTCTTTAGTCCAAAACATTGGTATTGATGGCTCTGGAACACATAGTGGGATTTCAAACTCATGGGATGTAAACCTTTCGAAAACTGCAATTAATATTGTAAAACAACCTGCTATTGAAAATAAATTGGCTAAGAAACAATTTATTAAATACTTTAACTCACTTAAAAAGGTGAACAAAAATAATGGTATCCTAAACTACATTAAGAATTATATTAAAAGTGAGTAA
- a CDS encoding ABC transporter ATP-binding protein yields MNNEKEIILKVENISKQYRLGLVGTGTLSDDLKRWWHLVRGKEDPFLKIGDTNDRSTKGESNYVWSLKNISFDVYEGDVIGVIGKNGAGKSTLLKILSRVTSPTTGTIKSNGRIASLLEVGTGFHPELTGKENIYLNGAILGMTKKEIASKLDEIIEFSGCERYIDTPTKRYSSGMTVRLAFAVAAFLEPDILIVDEVLAVGDAEFQKKAIGKMKDISTGDNGRTVLFVSHNMAAVENLCKKSILLQNGEVIMTGDTNNVIAHYLSTQNHQLIKLSEVKSRQGNSTLRFTDGLIEGVNTTNNLIETFKEVRLKLDYTLNVENVLNFRIDVGINNYLGDRIAWISTDTIPEDFDIKNNKISFIISQLPLAPGDYTCNIFCEINNEIADWLSGVLPFSVAEKDYYNSGKVVPSNQGSILLDYKISQ; encoded by the coding sequence ATGAATAACGAGAAAGAAATAATATTAAAAGTTGAAAACATTTCAAAACAATATCGTTTAGGATTAGTTGGGACTGGGACCTTATCGGATGATCTTAAAAGATGGTGGCACTTAGTTAGAGGAAAAGAGGATCCTTTCCTAAAAATTGGAGATACAAATGATAGATCTACTAAAGGAGAATCAAACTATGTATGGTCTTTAAAAAACATAAGTTTTGATGTTTATGAGGGTGATGTAATTGGAGTTATTGGCAAGAATGGAGCGGGTAAATCTACCTTATTAAAGATTCTATCAAGAGTAACAAGTCCAACTACCGGAACTATTAAATCGAATGGACGAATAGCTTCTTTACTTGAAGTTGGAACAGGCTTTCATCCCGAATTAACAGGAAAAGAAAATATCTATCTTAATGGAGCTATTTTAGGAATGACTAAAAAAGAAATAGCTAGTAAATTAGATGAAATTATAGAGTTTTCAGGTTGTGAAAGATATATCGACACTCCTACTAAAAGATACAGTAGTGGCATGACAGTTCGTTTAGCTTTTGCTGTAGCAGCATTTTTAGAACCTGATATTTTAATTGTGGATGAAGTTTTAGCTGTTGGAGATGCTGAGTTTCAAAAGAAAGCAATTGGAAAAATGAAAGACATTTCAACTGGAGATAATGGTAGAACTGTTTTATTTGTTAGCCATAATATGGCTGCTGTTGAAAATTTATGTAAAAAATCAATTTTATTACAAAATGGTGAAGTAATAATGACTGGAGACACAAACAATGTTATTGCTCATTATCTTTCAACTCAAAACCATCAATTAATAAAACTTTCTGAAGTGAAATCTCGTCAAGGAAATTCAACTTTACGATTTACAGATGGCTTAATTGAAGGTGTTAATACAACCAATAACCTGATTGAAACTTTTAAGGAAGTTAGACTTAAGCTCGATTACACTTTAAATGTAGAAAATGTTTTAAACTTTAGAATTGATGTCGGCATTAACAATTATTTAGGGGATCGAATTGCATGGATTTCCACAGATACTATTCCTGAAGATTTTGATATTAAAAACAATAAAATTTCATTTATAATATCACAATTACCTCTTGCGCCAGGAGATTATACTTGCAATATTTTCTGTGAAATTAATAACGAAATTGCTGACTGGCTAAGTGGAGTACTGCCATTTTCTGTTGCAGAAAAAGATTATTACAATTCAGGAAAAGTTGTTCCTTCTAATCAAGGTTCAATTTTATTAGATTATAAAATTTCGCAGTAA
- a CDS encoding undecaprenyl-phosphate glucose phosphotransferase: MTRYSQYIKFFNIAGDVLLLNSAYIIAFYYKFGEFHPPFLSMLLYINIVWWLVSSITKPYKLARTSKLHQVLRASYTVLIFHVLLVFAYYVFEQSQRYSRELLLIMYSILFISFFIWKIAFILFLRWLRKKGYNYRNIILVSNSDNPTQIQTYIDAHPEDGYRVKKIFEPKNYNGTEFHEEIKDYCNNNQVHEIFYTMSSIHHNSLVDLMNFTEEKFIKMRLIADFKSIMFRTLELEHFDLIPILKVVSTPLDAWHNQIIKRIFDFIFSLFVILFILTWLFPILFILIKIDSKGPIFFKQKRTGRDNKAFWCYKLRTMHVNDESDTVQATKNDKRITKIGNFLRNTSLDELPQFFNVLIGEMSVVGPRPHMLKHTQDFAEELETFMVRHKIKPGITGLAQTKGYRGETDDFEKRKNRVKMDLFYIKNWSFPFDLAIIVNTVLDIFRGHND, translated from the coding sequence TTGACAAGATATTCTCAATATATAAAGTTTTTCAACATTGCTGGTGATGTGTTATTACTCAATAGTGCTTATATCATTGCTTTCTACTATAAGTTTGGTGAGTTTCACCCTCCATTTTTATCCATGCTTTTATATATTAATATTGTTTGGTGGCTTGTTTCTTCAATAACTAAACCATATAAATTAGCTAGGACATCAAAACTGCATCAAGTTTTAAGAGCTTCATATACCGTATTAATTTTTCATGTATTATTAGTCTTTGCCTACTACGTATTTGAGCAATCTCAGCGATACTCTAGGGAGCTTTTACTTATTATGTACAGCATTTTATTTATCTCATTTTTTATCTGGAAAATTGCATTTATCTTATTTTTAAGATGGCTGAGAAAAAAAGGATACAACTATCGAAACATAATTTTAGTTTCAAATTCTGATAATCCAACGCAAATTCAAACATACATAGATGCTCACCCTGAAGACGGATATAGAGTTAAAAAAATATTTGAACCGAAGAACTATAACGGAACAGAATTTCATGAAGAAATAAAAGATTATTGTAACAACAATCAAGTACATGAAATCTTTTATACCATGTCATCAATTCATCATAATTCACTTGTAGATTTAATGAATTTTACTGAAGAAAAATTCATTAAAATGAGACTTATTGCTGATTTTAAAAGCATTATGTTTAGAACTCTTGAATTAGAACATTTTGATTTAATACCTATTTTAAAAGTAGTTTCTACTCCTTTAGATGCTTGGCATAACCAAATTATAAAAAGAATTTTTGATTTTATATTCTCATTATTCGTGATACTTTTTATTCTTACTTGGTTATTTCCAATTTTATTTATTTTAATTAAAATAGATTCAAAAGGACCAATTTTTTTCAAACAAAAAAGAACCGGAAGAGATAACAAAGCATTTTGGTGCTACAAGTTAAGAACGATGCATGTAAATGATGAATCAGATACTGTACAAGCCACAAAAAATGATAAAAGAATTACAAAAATTGGTAACTTTTTAAGAAATACAAGCCTAGATGAATTACCTCAATTTTTCAATGTACTGATTGGTGAAATGTCAGTTGTAGGTCCTCGACCTCATATGCTAAAGCATACACAAGATTTTGCAGAGGAACTTGAAACTTTTATGGTAAGACATAAAATTAAACCAGGTATAACTGGTCTTGCACAAACAAAAGGTTATAGGGGAGAAACCGATGATTTTGAAAAAAGAAAAAATAGGGTGAAAATGGATTTATTTTACATTAAAAACTGGTCATTCCCGTTTGATTTGGCTATTATTGTAAACACTGTTTTAGATATATTTAGAGGGCATAACGATTAG
- a CDS encoding O-antigen ligase family protein, which translates to MDNPTLKKIHFGSFLLLAFFPLLNAKMVPLAIASWLLTNIVFGFIEQNKNGWNSLKPLFVQSSLFIIILIWTLIIDQSKDAYFYLERSLSLLIFPIGFYFNPITFNHKQLNIIKISFAGSSIFFILISSIIAFFTLIQKIGNPDWYPTLNDLLSAHNFHHHFRSSFENFSDFHPTYASMYLGLSFIFILNLLINHFSEISLNRKILGSFSLLLILILIAILASRTPFIATILVSILLLFIKLKRKIYAFFAIIAAILIATALFFTVPSFSARFSEISLTNTALPSEEGDGDSFNVRTGILHCTIELISNNWLTGVGPGQTQKLLDKCYMDIAPEIYKDEHYNTHNQFLSYWVGMGVLGILTLIFILFSTSYVGLKNHNLLPLIVCLFFSLCFMTENILVRQQGVVVVAFFLNLFYFTEYRTKSVK; encoded by the coding sequence ATGGATAATCCAACATTAAAAAAAATACACTTTGGTAGTTTTTTACTATTGGCATTTTTCCCGCTATTAAATGCTAAAATGGTTCCTCTTGCCATTGCTTCTTGGCTTTTAACAAACATTGTATTTGGTTTTATTGAGCAAAATAAAAATGGATGGAATTCTTTAAAACCATTATTTGTTCAAAGTAGTTTATTCATCATAATATTAATTTGGACACTAATTATAGATCAAAGTAAAGACGCTTATTTTTATTTAGAGAGATCTCTTAGCCTTCTTATTTTTCCAATTGGATTTTACTTTAATCCAATTACATTTAATCACAAACAATTAAATATTATTAAAATATCATTTGCGGGTTCTTCTATTTTTTTCATTCTAATTTCATCTATAATCGCTTTCTTTACTCTAATTCAAAAAATTGGAAACCCTGATTGGTATCCAACTTTAAACGATTTGTTAAGCGCTCATAATTTTCATCATCATTTTAGATCTTCTTTCGAAAATTTTTCTGATTTCCATCCAACATATGCCTCAATGTATTTAGGCTTATCATTTATATTTATACTCAATCTGTTAATCAATCATTTTTCAGAAATTTCATTAAACAGAAAGATTTTAGGGAGCTTTTCTTTACTCTTAATTTTAATTTTAATTGCAATTCTCGCATCAAGAACACCTTTTATTGCTACAATTTTAGTTTCTATTTTATTGCTTTTCATTAAATTAAAAAGAAAGATTTATGCTTTTTTTGCAATTATAGCTGCTATTTTAATCGCCACTGCCTTATTTTTTACTGTTCCTTCTTTTTCTGCTAGATTTTCTGAAATTTCTTTAACCAATACAGCTTTACCTTCTGAAGAAGGTGATGGTGATTCTTTTAATGTTAGAACTGGAATTTTACATTGTACAATTGAATTGATTAGTAACAATTGGTTAACTGGTGTTGGTCCAGGTCAAACACAAAAATTACTAGATAAATGTTATATGGATATAGCTCCTGAAATCTATAAAGATGAACATTACAATACTCACAATCAATTTTTAAGCTATTGGGTTGGAATGGGAGTCTTAGGCATTTTAACATTAATCTTCATCTTGTTTTCAACTTCTTATGTTGGATTAAAAAATCACAACCTATTACCTTTAATAGTCTGTTTGTTTTTCAGTCTCTGTTTCATGACTGAAAATATTTTGGTAAGGCAACAGGGAGTAGTGGTTGTAGCCTTCTTTTTAAACCTTTTTTACTTTACAGAATACCGAACAAAATCAGTAAAATAA
- a CDS encoding glycosyltransferase family 4 protein: protein MKIYINGRFLTQQPTGVQFFAQEICKEIENDIDFEILVPKNQALINNSFNHKIKKIGSFKGYLWEQINLPNFIKKEPNCILINLCNLAPISISNQIITIHDLAFIENKNWFSLPFQKVYNFIIPRIVKKNKAIITVSETIKNELVNYFKIEETKVSVIYNKLNTKLINSEPKKPSILFEVQEFYLMVGSNNPRKNFAFVEKIFTKQLANKNLIIVGADHSSFNSSESINSKKIIRLKNVTENELTWLYKNTLAVINPSFYEGFGIPNIEAMYFKTPILCSNIPVFKEVCANYADYFELGNEVDFIEKLNSISSYNKENSNLDFFQNQNRINQLKNLLN, encoded by the coding sequence ATGAAAATTTATATCAATGGAAGATTTCTAACTCAACAACCTACTGGAGTACAATTTTTTGCTCAAGAAATTTGTAAAGAGATAGAAAACGATATTGATTTTGAAATTCTAGTCCCTAAAAACCAGGCATTAATCAATAATTCATTCAATCATAAAATAAAAAAAATTGGGAGTTTTAAAGGTTATTTATGGGAACAAATAAATTTACCTAATTTTATTAAAAAAGAGCCTAATTGCATCTTAATAAACCTCTGCAACCTGGCTCCAATATCTATAAGTAATCAAATCATTACTATTCATGATTTAGCTTTTATAGAAAATAAAAATTGGTTTAGTTTACCTTTTCAAAAGGTTTATAATTTTATCATTCCTAGAATAGTTAAAAAAAATAAAGCCATTATAACTGTATCTGAAACAATCAAAAATGAGCTTGTAAATTATTTTAAAATTGAAGAAACTAAAGTTTCAGTTATTTACAATAAATTAAATACCAAACTGATTAATTCAGAACCAAAAAAACCTTCTATTCTATTTGAAGTTCAAGAATTCTATTTAATGGTTGGATCAAACAACCCAAGAAAGAATTTTGCATTTGTAGAAAAAATTTTCACTAAGCAATTAGCAAATAAAAACCTAATTATAGTAGGTGCTGATCATTCTAGTTTTAACTCTAGTGAAAGTATTAATAGTAAAAAAATAATTCGTTTAAAAAATGTCACCGAAAATGAACTGACTTGGTTATATAAAAATACATTAGCAGTAATTAATCCTTCTTTTTATGAAGGATTTGGCATTCCAAATATTGAAGCAATGTATTTTAAAACGCCTATTCTTTGCTCAAATATTCCTGTTTTTAAAGAAGTGTGCGCTAACTATGCAGACTATTTTGAATTAGGTAATGAAGTTGATTTTATAGAAAAACTTAATTCAATCTCTTCTTATAATAAAGAGAATAGCAACTTGGATTTTTTCCAGAATCAAAATAGAATTAATCAACTTAAAAATCTATTAAATTGA
- a CDS encoding glycosyltransferase, protein MKVAFVQDWLTVDGGAEKVAKEIINCFDDVDVFCLVDDLSDKDRTEIIKGKSTTTSFIQKLPFGKKSYRNYFPLFPCAIESLDFTGYDLIVSSSYSVAKGLKKATKNQTHICYCHSPIRYAWDLQEEYLSHVNGLKRVLARIFLAYIRKWDLKTANRPDHYITNSHFVAERIKRIYKREATVIYPPIDTTSFSYVEQKENYYFTSARMVPYKKIDLIVKAFAQLPNLKLIVSGDGPELENLKRMATENVDFIGFVSKSSLIDYTQRAKAFILAAEEDFGITSIEAQSCGTPIIALKKGGYLETVIENKTGVFFDEQTAESIIDTIDLFENKKTNFAKEDFIENVTRFSIERFKKEFKSFVKKHG, encoded by the coding sequence ATGAAAGTAGCTTTTGTTCAAGATTGGTTAACAGTTGATGGTGGTGCTGAGAAAGTAGCAAAAGAAATTATCAATTGCTTTGATGATGTTGATGTTTTTTGTTTAGTTGATGATTTATCTGACAAAGACAGGACCGAAATAATTAAAGGAAAATCTACAACAACCTCATTTATTCAAAAATTACCTTTTGGGAAAAAATCTTATCGAAATTATTTTCCATTATTTCCATGTGCTATAGAAAGTTTAGATTTTACTGGTTATGATTTAATTGTTTCTTCTTCTTACTCCGTGGCAAAAGGATTAAAAAAAGCAACTAAAAATCAAACACATATTTGCTATTGCCACTCTCCTATTCGTTATGCATGGGACTTGCAAGAAGAGTATCTATCTCATGTAAATGGACTAAAGAGAGTGTTAGCTCGAATATTTTTAGCTTACATTAGAAAGTGGGATTTAAAAACGGCTAATCGCCCTGACCATTATATAACAAATTCTCATTTTGTTGCCGAAAGGATTAAAAGGATTTACAAAAGAGAAGCAACCGTAATATATCCACCAATCGATACAACTAGCTTTTCATATGTTGAGCAAAAAGAAAATTATTATTTTACCTCAGCGAGAATGGTTCCCTATAAAAAAATAGACCTCATCGTTAAAGCTTTTGCTCAGCTACCTAACTTAAAATTAATTGTTTCTGGTGATGGTCCTGAATTAGAAAATTTAAAAAGAATGGCAACAGAAAATGTTGATTTTATTGGGTTTGTAAGTAAATCATCTCTGATTGACTACACCCAAAGAGCTAAAGCATTTATTCTCGCTGCCGAAGAAGATTTTGGCATTACAAGCATAGAAGCACAATCGTGCGGTACACCTATAATTGCACTAAAAAAAGGTGGTTATTTAGAAACCGTTATTGAAAATAAAACAGGTGTATTTTTTGACGAACAAACAGCTGAATCAATAATTGATACAATAGACTTATTTGAAAACAAAAAAACTAATTTTGCCAAAGAAGATTTTATTGAAAATGTAACACGATTTTCAATTGAAAGATTTAAAAAGGAATTTAAATCATTTGTAAAAAAGCATGGATAA
- a CDS encoding ABC transporter permease: MTDNTNIDWKFEISPKGNLLELNFKEIWKYRDLLVLFVKRDIITIYKQTILGPLWYLIQPIFTSVIFTIIFNNVANIDTNGIPPFLFNLAGITTWNYFRDCLIATSDTFKSNQHIFGKVYFPRIILPLSIVVSNLIKFSIQILVFIMSYLYYTLYKGVDISPNDLIILYPFLVVIMGILSLGLGMIISSMVTKYRDLMFLLQFGVQLLMYLSLVAYPLSLIQQKLPQLSWIVEYNPMAHIIEASRYLLLNSGDFSLKWMLYTISVTIVVFLLGVLIFNKTEKRFIDTV, from the coding sequence ATGACAGATAACACTAACATAGATTGGAAGTTTGAAATATCTCCAAAAGGCAATCTCTTAGAGCTTAATTTCAAAGAAATATGGAAGTATCGTGATTTGCTTGTTTTGTTTGTTAAAAGAGATATTATTACTATCTACAAACAAACCATTTTAGGTCCACTTTGGTATCTTATTCAACCAATATTTACATCAGTAATATTTACAATAATATTTAATAATGTTGCTAATATAGATACGAATGGAATACCTCCTTTTCTATTCAATTTAGCAGGAATTACGACATGGAACTATTTTAGAGATTGTTTAATTGCGACATCTGATACATTTAAAAGTAACCAGCATATTTTCGGAAAAGTATATTTTCCTAGAATTATACTTCCATTATCAATTGTTGTTTCTAATTTAATAAAGTTTAGCATTCAAATTTTAGTGTTTATAATGAGTTATTTATATTACACGCTATATAAAGGTGTAGATATATCTCCTAACGATTTAATTATTCTATATCCATTCCTTGTTGTTATAATGGGCATTCTTAGCCTTGGATTAGGTATGATTATTTCATCTATGGTTACCAAATACCGAGATTTAATGTTTTTATTACAATTTGGTGTACAGCTTCTAATGTATCTTTCTCTTGTAGCTTATCCATTAAGTTTAATTCAACAAAAATTACCTCAACTATCATGGATAGTTGAATATAATCCTATGGCTCATATTATTGAAGCTTCAAGATATTTACTTTTAAATTCTGGGGATTTCTCATTAAAATGGATGCTTTATACAATTAGTGTTACCATAGTAGTATTTTTATTGGGTGTCCTGATTTTTAACAAAACTGAAAAACGCTTTATAGATACCGTTTAA
- the tsaE gene encoding tRNA (adenosine(37)-N6)-threonylcarbamoyltransferase complex ATPase subunit type 1 TsaE: MEFIAKSINDLNQISKQLIEHFGTIRVILFNGEMGAGKTTLIKEICKNLGVSENTSSPTFSIVNEYQTDNHESIYHFDFYRLENEQEAMDFGYEDYFYSNSFCFIEWSEKIPNLIPENHQVVSIKIDNSNNRIISIAS, translated from the coding sequence ATGGAATTTATTGCGAAATCAATAAACGATCTAAACCAAATTAGCAAACAATTAATTGAACATTTTGGTACTATTAGAGTAATCTTATTTAATGGTGAGATGGGAGCAGGAAAAACTACCCTCATTAAGGAAATTTGTAAAAATTTAGGTGTTTCCGAGAATACATCAAGTCCTACTTTTTCAATTGTTAATGAATACCAAACCGATAATCACGAATCCATTTACCATTTCGATTTTTATAGATTAGAAAACGAACAAGAAGCAATGGATTTTGGCTATGAAGATTACTTTTATAGTAATTCATTTTGTTTCATTGAATGGTCAGAGAAAATTCCAAATCTAATACCTGAAAATCATCAAGTTGTCAGCATTAAAATAGACAATTCTAACAATAGAATTATTTCTATTGCATCCTAG
- a CDS encoding alanine dehydrogenase codes for MATSDDLLKSLAQGFMPQEEMLEIAKKKSSLQIGIPKEVSLQEKRIPLVPDAVAVLVNNGHEVIIESGAGEGASFSDRDYSEVGAQIVYGTPEVYQANLILKVEPPTLEEIDMMKSGQILISALQLPIQPKDFLKKLIHKKVTAIAFDFIKDPEGILPIVNAMSEIAGNASILIAAEYLSNSTNGRGQLFGGISGVSPTDVVILGAGTVGEYAAKSALGMGATVKVFDNNTHKLRRLQDSVGQRIYTSVIQPNVLLNALKTADVVIGAISNKIGRAPIIVSDEMVGSMKEGSVIVDVSIDKGGCIETSEVTNHKKPTFIKYGVIHYCVPNIASRVSRTASNALSNVIAPTLIDTGEYGGLESMIKSYSGIQNGVYIYKGVLTNKYLAETFSLPYKDINLLLMAM; via the coding sequence ATGGCTACATCAGATGATTTATTAAAATCTTTAGCTCAAGGCTTTATGCCTCAAGAAGAAATGCTAGAAATTGCAAAGAAAAAAAGCAGTTTACAAATAGGTATTCCTAAAGAAGTTTCTTTACAAGAAAAAAGAATTCCATTGGTTCCTGATGCAGTTGCAGTTTTGGTAAATAATGGACATGAAGTAATTATTGAATCTGGTGCAGGTGAAGGCGCAAGTTTTAGCGATAGAGACTACAGTGAAGTTGGAGCGCAAATCGTTTATGGTACACCTGAAGTTTATCAAGCCAATTTAATATTAAAAGTAGAACCACCTACCCTAGAAGAAATCGATATGATGAAATCAGGGCAAATTTTAATTTCTGCTTTACAATTACCAATCCAACCAAAAGATTTTCTTAAAAAGTTAATTCATAAAAAAGTTACTGCAATTGCTTTTGATTTTATAAAAGACCCTGAAGGAATTTTACCAATTGTAAATGCGATGAGTGAAATTGCAGGTAATGCTTCAATCTTAATTGCTGCTGAATATTTAAGTAATTCAACCAATGGTCGCGGGCAATTATTTGGTGGCATTTCAGGTGTATCACCCACGGATGTAGTTATTTTAGGAGCTGGAACTGTTGGCGAGTATGCAGCAAAATCAGCTTTAGGAATGGGAGCAACAGTAAAAGTGTTTGATAACAACACTCATAAATTAAGAAGATTACAAGATAGTGTTGGACAAAGAATTTATACTTCAGTAATACAACCTAATGTTTTATTAAACGCATTAAAAACAGCCGACGTAGTAATTGGTGCTATTAGCAATAAAATTGGACGAGCACCTATAATTGTTAGCGATGAAATGGTTGGAAGCATGAAAGAAGGTTCTGTAATTGTTGATGTAAGTATAGACAAAGGTGGTTGTATTGAAACCTCTGAAGTTACCAACCATAAAAAACCAACATTCATAAAATATGGAGTAATCCATTATTGTGTACCTAATATTGCTTCTAGAGTTTCGAGAACAGCTTCAAATGCATTAAGTAATGTAATAGCTCCTACTCTTATCGATACAGGAGAATATGGTGGCTTAGAATCAATGATTAAATCATATTCAGGTATACAAAATGGAGTATACATCTACAAAGGTGTTTTAACAAATAAATATTTGGCTGAAACTTTTAGTTTACCTTATAAAGATATCAATCTTCTATTAATGGCAATGTAA